From the genome of Gryllotalpicola protaetiae:
GCTTCTACTTCGTGCACTCCTACGCGGCGCAGGACTGGTCGCTTGAGACCCAGCCGCCGTTCCCCGCGCCGCGAGTGACCTGGGCCGAGCACGGCGCGAGGTTCATCGCCGCAGTCGAGAACGGGCCGCTCAGCGCGACCCAGTTCCACCCCGAGAAGTCCGGGCAGGCCGGCATCCGCCTGCTCACCAACTGGGTGCGGTCACTGCGCAAGTAGTGCGCGCCCCCCGCATCCGCACCACCAGAAAGCAACGCATGACCGACGCACCCACCGCGCCCCAGCTCGTCCTTCTCCCCGCCGTCGACGTCGCGGGCGGCCAGGCCGTGCGTCTCACCCAGGGTGAGGCGGGCAGCGAGACGGGCTACGGCAGCCCGATCGACGCGGCGCTCGACTGGGCCGGGCAGGGCGCCGAGTGGATCCACCTCGTCGATCTCGACGCGGCCTTCGGGCGTGGCGACAACCGCGCGATCATGCGCGATGTGCTGCGCGAGGTCCAGGGCGTGAAGATCGAGCTGTCGGGCGGTATCCGCGACGACGCATCTCTGGAGCAGGCTCTCGAGCTCGGCGCCACAAGAGTCAACCTCGGCACGGCCGCGCTGGAGAACCCCGAGTGGGCCGACGCGGTGATCGGCAGATTCGGCGAGGCGATCGCGGTCGGCCTCGACGTGCGCGGCACCACGCTCGCCGCGCGCGGCTGGACCAGGGAGGGCGGTGACCTCTGGGAGGTCCTCGGCCGCCTGGAGGCAGCCGGCTGCCGGCGCTACGTCGTCACTGACGTCACGAAAGACGGAACGCTGCGCGGCCCCAACGTCGGGCTGCTCGCCGAGCTTGCGGCCAAGACCGACAAGCCGGTCGTCGCCTCCGGCGGCATCTCGAGCCTCGATGACATCGCCGCGTTGCGCGCGCTCGTGCCGAACGGCATCGAGGGGGCGATCGTCGGCAAGGCCCTGTATTCGGGGCGTTTCACACTGACCGAGGCGCTCCGTGTCGCAGGGGACTGAACCGCGCGAGGCGCACGGCGCCGCCGACTCGGCCGGCCAGCCGTGGGCCGGGCGAAGCTTCACCCCCAACACTGCGGCGGCCGATGACGGTTCAGCCGACCCGCGGCTGCTCCAGGCGCTGACCGGATTCCTGACCGGAACGGCTTCCCCTGAGGATGTCGTCGCGACCTTCCGAAGCGCCCGTCTGCTGATCCCGCTCCTGGCGCACGCCGGCGAGGTCGAGACCGCCCCAGACGGACACCTGGTCGACAAGACGCAGGAGCTTTCCATCGTGACGGTTGCCGGGCCGGACGGTCGCAAGGTGCTGCCGGCGTTCACGTCGGTGCAGACGCTCGCCGCGTGGGATCCGAAGGCGCGTCCCGTGCCTGCAGCAGGCCCGCGGGTGGCCCTCGCCGCCGCGAGCGAGCAGACCGAGCTGATCGTGATCGACCCGGCCAGCCCGACAGAGTTCGTGCTGCGCCGACCCGCCGTCTTCGCCCTTGCGACCGGCGCGGACTGGGTCGCTCCCTACCGTGCGCCAGCGATCCGTGCGGCGTTCGAGCGGGCCCTCTCCGGTGAGTCCGACGCCGTCGGCCTCGAACTGGCGGCGGCCGACCCGGCGCAACGGCTGCAGGCGGCCGAGCTCGCGGTGCGCCTGCGTCTTCGAGCGGGGCTCGCCCCGGAATCCCTCCGGCAGTTGGTGGCGCGTCTGTCCGAGCGCTGGGCCGCGTCACCCGAGATCGCGAACGGCGTCGACTCGCTGACGCTGCAGCTCGTCAGCGACTGAGTCAGCGCGATGGCTGAGTCGGTGCCGGTGACGGCATCGAGCTCGGCGCCGAACTCGGGTCCGCCCAGCCGACGTCGGCGAGGGCCGTGCGCGAGAGTGCGTCCTTCAACTGGGCGGTCTGATGCGAGTCATCCGTCGCCATCTGCACCTCGAGATCGCCAGAGGCGAGGTTCCAGGTATACGGCACCACCACATGCACCGATCTCACGCCGGGCACAGAGGCGGCGACATCGACGGCATGCGAGACGGCGGCGACGGTCGAGCGGGGCACGGGCGTCGCGAACACATTGCGGTAGTCGATGACGGATGCCGCATGCCCATCGCCGGCGGGAAGCGAGAGCTCGAGGCTGACGCGCCCGTTCTGCAGCCGCTGCGTCATCGTGAACACGACCTCGGCGCACTGCGCGGCCGTCGCGTCGGGATTCATGATCACCGACACGTCGTAGCTGAGCGTCGTGGAGTCCGTCGTCGGCGAGGGGCTGCTGCGCAGGCTCATGACACCCGGCTGCGCAGGCGTGTCAGACCTGTCCGTCGAGCTGGTCGCCGTCGCCACTCCCGGCATGCGTACGAGCGCCGAGACGGTGCGTTCGACGGCAGCGCGCTCGCTTGCGGCGGGCGTCTCACCGGCGGCCGACGTCTGACTGCGCTGCTGCGCGGAATCCGACGCCTGCAGATAGCGGTGCACGGCCAAGCTGCTCAGAACGAGTCCGCCCGCGATGACGAGAGCGACCGAGCAGACGGCCGCACCGAGCCATCCGAGCGCCTGTCGCCTGATCACGTGTTCGACGCTAAACGGGCCGTCTGGGCAGAACCCGGACGCGAGCGCCGAAGCACCTACATATCCGCCCCGCATCGTGTCAGCCGGGGCACGACACCGAGCTCAGATGACGGAGCCTGTCCACTTCTCGCCGGGGCCCTTGCCCGGCTCGTCGGGGATCTGCGACGCCTCGCGGAACGCCAACTGCAGCGTGCGCAGACCGTCGCGCAGCGGGCGGGCATGCTGATCGCCGATATGGGGGGCGGATGCCGTCACGAGGCCGGCGAGTGCGTCGATGAGCTTGCGCGCCTCGTCCAGGTCGAGGTCCGCCTCGCCGTTC
Proteins encoded in this window:
- the priA gene encoding bifunctional 1-(5-phosphoribosyl)-5-((5-phosphoribosylamino)methylideneamino)imidazole-4-carboxamide isomerase/phosphoribosylanthranilate isomerase PriA, with protein sequence MTDAPTAPQLVLLPAVDVAGGQAVRLTQGEAGSETGYGSPIDAALDWAGQGAEWIHLVDLDAAFGRGDNRAIMRDVLREVQGVKIELSGGIRDDASLEQALELGATRVNLGTAALENPEWADAVIGRFGEAIAVGLDVRGTTLAARGWTREGGDLWEVLGRLEAAGCRRYVVTDVTKDGTLRGPNVGLLAELAAKTDKPVVASGGISSLDDIAALRALVPNGIEGAIVGKALYSGRFTLTEALRVAGD
- a CDS encoding SseB family protein, with the protein product MSQGTEPREAHGAADSAGQPWAGRSFTPNTAAADDGSADPRLLQALTGFLTGTASPEDVVATFRSARLLIPLLAHAGEVETAPDGHLVDKTQELSIVTVAGPDGRKVLPAFTSVQTLAAWDPKARPVPAAGPRVALAAASEQTELIVIDPASPTEFVLRRPAVFALATGADWVAPYRAPAIRAAFERALSGESDAVGLELAAADPAQRLQAAELAVRLRLRAGLAPESLRQLVARLSERWAASPEIANGVDSLTLQLVSD
- a CDS encoding DUF1844 domain-containing protein yields the protein MSDVEDATRDIAEVPAAELITTVSVHLMSAAAVKLGLAENGEADLDLDEARKLIDALAGLVTASAPHIGDQHARPLRDGLRTLQLAFREASQIPDEPGKGPGEKWTGSVI